The following are encoded in a window of Eriocheir sinensis breed Jianghai 21 chromosome 35, ASM2467909v1, whole genome shotgun sequence genomic DNA:
- the LOC127007524 gene encoding sodium-coupled monocarboxylate transporter 2-like isoform X1 produces MRTTRLRVSKMRPERHHFNIGEDGRLAGFTWPDYVMFVGMLLFSLLIGVFYAYKNRSKANEEYLLGGRSMTCFPVSMSLVASYISAILVLGGPAETYYHNIGWIVGMGGLSAIPVVTVVFMPFLYNLRITSVYEYLEMRYDSRAVRRMASLMFVLQTLLYEAVAIYAPALALAAVTNMPVSVSILTVAAIGSVYTAIGGMKAVVWTDVMQLAVILGGLMAILVKGCMDLGGFTNIWNTALAHNRTGPNIIRLDFDLYERHTVANILLGAFLGSLCSFACSQTAVQRYSSMKTLNHARVSLLLTIPFYMSLYFLAAFVGLVLFATYEGCDPLEAGLITKKDQILPFFVMDKLSSAPGLPGLFVACIFSGALSTISSAVSSQAAVTWEDWLAPLPCCAALSPTAQAAVTKLLAGAYGTVAVGLAFMAGNLGGLLQTAHAFVGSVSGPLLSVFVLAFFMPFSNAFGACVGLLLGTAAPLTISFGASNLGLQPKLLPTTTDMCPLDLVLPEPSNVPLRSHDDLEYPQKIFALSYKHTVTVGFLVAMVTGILGSVLTGMTRGKRVKRSLLHPWVRWTQPEEKVTKRAEAHSYVNPSVSTHL; encoded by the exons AGTGAGTAAGATGCGTCCTGAAAGGCACCACTTCAACATCGGCGAGGATGGGCGGCTGGCTGGCTTCACCTGGCCCGACTACGTCATGTTCGTGGGCATGCTGCTCTTTTCGCTGCTCATCGGGGTCTTCTACGCCTACAAGAACAGGAGTAAAGCCAACGAGGAGTACCTGTTAGGGGGGCGAAGCATGACCTGTTTCCCAGTGTCCATGTCCCTCGTGGCCTCCTACATCTCGGCCATCCTTGTCTTAG GCGGGCCGGCGGAGACCTACTACCACAACATCGGCTGGATCGTGGGCATGGGCGGCCTGTCAGCCATCCCCGTGGTGACCGTGGTGTTCATGCCCTTCCTCTACAATCTACGCATCACCTCGGTCTATGAG TACCTTGAGATGCGCTACGACTCCCGGGCGGTGCGTCGGATGGCCAGCCTCATGTTCGTGTTGCAGACGCTGCTCTACGAGGCTGTTGCCATCTACGCCCCCGCTCTTGCCCTCGCCGCCGTCACCAACATGCCCGTCTCGGTCTCTATCCTCACCGTGGCCGCCATCGGTTCAGTCTACACCGCCATT gGCGGGATGAAGGCGGTGGTGTGGACGGACGTGATGCAGTTGGCGGTGATCCTCGGGGGCCTGATGGCCATCCTGGTGAAGGGCTGCATGGACCTGGGCGGGTTCACTAACATCTGGAACACGGCCCTGGCGCACAACAGGACGGGGCCCAACATTATAAG GCTGGATTTTGACCTGTACGAGCGACATACGGTGGCCAACATCCTCCTCGGCGCCTTCCTGGGCAGTCTGTGCAGCTTCGCGTGCTCCCAGACGGCCGTGCAGCGCTACTCCAGCATGAAAACCCTTAACCATGCTCGCGT ATCACTTCTCCTCACCATTCCCTTCTACATGAGCCTCTACTTCCTCGCAGCATTCGTAG gccTCGTGCTCTTCGCCACCTACGAGGGCTGTGACCCCCTAGAGGCGGGGCTCATCACCAAGAAGGACCAGATCCTGCCCTTCTTCGTCATGGACAAGCTCAGCTCCGCGCCTGGTCTGCCCGGTCTTTTCGTGGCCTGCATTTTCTCCGGCGCCCTCAG TACCATATCCTCCGCCGTGAGCTCTCAGGCGGCCGTCACGTGGGAAGACTGGCTGGCGCCCCTCCCCTGCTGCGCCGCCCTCTCGCCCACCGCCCAGGCCGCCGTCACCAAGCTTTTAG CTGGGGCTTACGGGACCGTGGCTGTGGGTCTCGCGTTCATGGCGGGTAATCTGGGAGGACTGCTGCAAACGGCCCATGCCTTCGTGGGCTCCGTGAGTGGCCCGCTGCTGTCCGTGTTCGTGCTGGCCTTTTTCATGCCTTTCAGCAACGCCTTT GGGGCGTGCGTGGGGCTTCTATTGGGCACAGCGGCGCCCCTCACCATCAGCTTCGGAGCGTCAAATCTCGGACTGCAGCCTAAGCTGCTGCCCACCACCACGGACATGTGCCCCCTAGACCTGGTCTTGCCCGAGCCCTCCAACGTGCCGCTCCGcag TCACGATGACCTGGAGTACCCACAGAAGATCTTTGCCCTGTCGTACAAGCACACGGTGACGGTGGGCTTCCTGGTGGCCATGGTGACGGGCATCCTGGGCAGCGTGTTGACGG GAATGACGAGAGGGAAGCGCGTCAAGAGGTCACTGTTGCATCCTTGGGTGAGGTGGACGCAGCCAGAGGAAAAGGTGACCAAGAGGGCCGAGGCGCACTCTTACGTCAACCCGAGCGTCTCCACCCACCTCTGA
- the LOC127007524 gene encoding sodium-coupled monocarboxylate transporter 2-like isoform X2, whose amino-acid sequence MRPERHHFNIGEDGRLAGFTWPDYVMFVGMLLFSLLIGVFYAYKNRSKANEEYLLGGRSMTCFPVSMSLVASYISAILVLGGPAETYYHNIGWIVGMGGLSAIPVVTVVFMPFLYNLRITSVYEYLEMRYDSRAVRRMASLMFVLQTLLYEAVAIYAPALALAAVTNMPVSVSILTVAAIGSVYTAIGGMKAVVWTDVMQLAVILGGLMAILVKGCMDLGGFTNIWNTALAHNRTGPNIIRLDFDLYERHTVANILLGAFLGSLCSFACSQTAVQRYSSMKTLNHARVSLLLTIPFYMSLYFLAAFVGLVLFATYEGCDPLEAGLITKKDQILPFFVMDKLSSAPGLPGLFVACIFSGALSTISSAVSSQAAVTWEDWLAPLPCCAALSPTAQAAVTKLLAGAYGTVAVGLAFMAGNLGGLLQTAHAFVGSVSGPLLSVFVLAFFMPFSNAFGACVGLLLGTAAPLTISFGASNLGLQPKLLPTTTDMCPLDLVLPEPSNVPLRSHDDLEYPQKIFALSYKHTVTVGFLVAMVTGILGSVLTGMTRGKRVKRSLLHPWVRWTQPEEKVTKRAEAHSYVNPSVSTHL is encoded by the exons ATGCGTCCTGAAAGGCACCACTTCAACATCGGCGAGGATGGGCGGCTGGCTGGCTTCACCTGGCCCGACTACGTCATGTTCGTGGGCATGCTGCTCTTTTCGCTGCTCATCGGGGTCTTCTACGCCTACAAGAACAGGAGTAAAGCCAACGAGGAGTACCTGTTAGGGGGGCGAAGCATGACCTGTTTCCCAGTGTCCATGTCCCTCGTGGCCTCCTACATCTCGGCCATCCTTGTCTTAG GCGGGCCGGCGGAGACCTACTACCACAACATCGGCTGGATCGTGGGCATGGGCGGCCTGTCAGCCATCCCCGTGGTGACCGTGGTGTTCATGCCCTTCCTCTACAATCTACGCATCACCTCGGTCTATGAG TACCTTGAGATGCGCTACGACTCCCGGGCGGTGCGTCGGATGGCCAGCCTCATGTTCGTGTTGCAGACGCTGCTCTACGAGGCTGTTGCCATCTACGCCCCCGCTCTTGCCCTCGCCGCCGTCACCAACATGCCCGTCTCGGTCTCTATCCTCACCGTGGCCGCCATCGGTTCAGTCTACACCGCCATT gGCGGGATGAAGGCGGTGGTGTGGACGGACGTGATGCAGTTGGCGGTGATCCTCGGGGGCCTGATGGCCATCCTGGTGAAGGGCTGCATGGACCTGGGCGGGTTCACTAACATCTGGAACACGGCCCTGGCGCACAACAGGACGGGGCCCAACATTATAAG GCTGGATTTTGACCTGTACGAGCGACATACGGTGGCCAACATCCTCCTCGGCGCCTTCCTGGGCAGTCTGTGCAGCTTCGCGTGCTCCCAGACGGCCGTGCAGCGCTACTCCAGCATGAAAACCCTTAACCATGCTCGCGT ATCACTTCTCCTCACCATTCCCTTCTACATGAGCCTCTACTTCCTCGCAGCATTCGTAG gccTCGTGCTCTTCGCCACCTACGAGGGCTGTGACCCCCTAGAGGCGGGGCTCATCACCAAGAAGGACCAGATCCTGCCCTTCTTCGTCATGGACAAGCTCAGCTCCGCGCCTGGTCTGCCCGGTCTTTTCGTGGCCTGCATTTTCTCCGGCGCCCTCAG TACCATATCCTCCGCCGTGAGCTCTCAGGCGGCCGTCACGTGGGAAGACTGGCTGGCGCCCCTCCCCTGCTGCGCCGCCCTCTCGCCCACCGCCCAGGCCGCCGTCACCAAGCTTTTAG CTGGGGCTTACGGGACCGTGGCTGTGGGTCTCGCGTTCATGGCGGGTAATCTGGGAGGACTGCTGCAAACGGCCCATGCCTTCGTGGGCTCCGTGAGTGGCCCGCTGCTGTCCGTGTTCGTGCTGGCCTTTTTCATGCCTTTCAGCAACGCCTTT GGGGCGTGCGTGGGGCTTCTATTGGGCACAGCGGCGCCCCTCACCATCAGCTTCGGAGCGTCAAATCTCGGACTGCAGCCTAAGCTGCTGCCCACCACCACGGACATGTGCCCCCTAGACCTGGTCTTGCCCGAGCCCTCCAACGTGCCGCTCCGcag TCACGATGACCTGGAGTACCCACAGAAGATCTTTGCCCTGTCGTACAAGCACACGGTGACGGTGGGCTTCCTGGTGGCCATGGTGACGGGCATCCTGGGCAGCGTGTTGACGG GAATGACGAGAGGGAAGCGCGTCAAGAGGTCACTGTTGCATCCTTGGGTGAGGTGGACGCAGCCAGAGGAAAAGGTGACCAAGAGGGCCGAGGCGCACTCTTACGTCAACCCGAGCGTCTCCACCCACCTCTGA